One window of Pseudomonas sp. ML2-2023-3 genomic DNA carries:
- a CDS encoding alpha/beta fold hydrolase: protein MTQPLVIQPQKTADACVIWLHGLGADRYDFMPVAEILQQSLLTTRFVLPQAPTRAVTINGGYAMPSWYDIKAMSPARSISEEELEESADMVIQLIEAQRQSGIDSNRIFLAGFSQGGAVVFHTAYLKWQGPLGGVLALSTYAPTFSETLPLSASQQRIPALCLHGQYDEVVQNAMGRTAYERLKAAGVAVTWQEYPMGHEVLPEEIRDIGTWLAKRLG, encoded by the coding sequence ATGACCCAACCTCTTGTCATCCAACCCCAAAAGACCGCAGACGCCTGTGTTATCTGGCTCCACGGTCTGGGTGCCGACCGCTATGACTTCATGCCGGTGGCCGAAATACTGCAACAGTCGTTGCTGACCACACGCTTCGTATTGCCACAGGCACCGACCCGCGCGGTGACCATTAATGGCGGTTATGCCATGCCGAGCTGGTACGACATCAAGGCCATGAGCCCTGCCCGTTCCATCAGCGAAGAAGAGCTGGAAGAGTCGGCCGACATGGTCATTCAATTGATCGAGGCCCAGCGCCAGAGCGGTATCGACTCCAACCGGATATTTCTGGCCGGTTTCTCCCAAGGCGGTGCCGTGGTCTTCCACACCGCCTACCTGAAATGGCAAGGACCATTGGGTGGCGTACTTGCCCTCTCCACTTATGCCCCGACCTTCAGCGAAACCCTGCCATTGTCAGCCAGCCAGCAACGCATCCCGGCGCTTTGCTTGCATGGGCAGTACGACGAAGTAGTCCAAAACGCTATGGGCCGTACGGCTTATGAACGCTTAAAAGCCGCAGGTGTGGCGGTTACATGGCAGGAATACCCAATGGGCCATGAAGTGTTACCCGAAGAAATTCGCGACATCGGTACCTGGCTGGCGAAACGCCTGGGCTAA
- the rhlB gene encoding ATP-dependent RNA helicase RhlB has translation MTVLKALKKIFGKSEAEPLAPASIAPVSNPSPRTDAQQSGRAAPAPVPAAAPVSTPDAQPAAEQPRVEKPKAAKPRREAAPKPPVIPWKLEDFAVEPQEGKVRFHDFKLTPELMHAIQDLGFPYCTPIQAEVLGYTLSGRDAIGRAQTGTGKTAAFLISIISQLTQTPPPKERYMGEPRALIIAPTRELVVQIAKDAADLTKYTDLNVMTFVGGMDFDKQLKQLEARHCDILVATPGRLLDFNQRGEVHLDMVEVMVLDEADRMLDMGFIPQVRQIIRQTPPKAERQTLLFSATFTEDVMNLAKQWTTDPAIVEIEAVNVASDMVEQHVYAVAGADKYKLLFNLVNDNGWERVIVFANRKDEVRRIEERLVRDGINAAQLSGDVPQHKRIKTLEGFREGKIRVLVATDVAGRGIHIDGISHVINFTLPEMPDDYVHRIGRTGRAGASGVSISFAGEDDSYQLPSIEALLGRKISCETPPTELLRPVVRAVRKPHDPDATA, from the coding sequence ATGACCGTGCTCAAAGCACTCAAAAAAATATTCGGTAAAAGCGAGGCTGAGCCGCTCGCGCCAGCATCCATCGCACCTGTGAGCAACCCCAGCCCGCGAACCGACGCGCAACAGTCTGGCCGTGCTGCTCCTGCTCCTGTTCCAGCCGCTGCGCCGGTGAGCACTCCTGACGCACAACCTGCTGCTGAACAACCACGCGTCGAAAAACCAAAAGCTGCAAAACCACGGCGTGAAGCAGCGCCCAAGCCACCGGTCATTCCCTGGAAACTCGAAGATTTTGCGGTCGAGCCACAAGAAGGCAAAGTCCGGTTCCACGATTTCAAGCTCACCCCCGAGCTGATGCACGCCATTCAAGACCTGGGCTTTCCGTACTGCACGCCGATCCAGGCTGAAGTGCTGGGCTATACCCTGAGCGGTCGCGACGCCATTGGCCGCGCCCAGACCGGTACGGGTAAAACCGCTGCATTCCTGATCTCGATCATCAGCCAGCTGACCCAGACCCCGCCGCCCAAAGAACGTTACATGGGCGAGCCGCGCGCACTGATCATCGCGCCGACCCGCGAGCTGGTGGTGCAAATCGCCAAGGACGCCGCCGACCTGACCAAGTACACCGACCTCAACGTCATGACGTTCGTGGGCGGTATGGACTTCGACAAGCAGCTCAAGCAGCTTGAAGCGCGTCATTGCGACATCCTGGTCGCCACGCCGGGCCGCCTGCTGGACTTCAACCAGCGCGGCGAAGTGCATCTGGACATGGTCGAGGTGATGGTGCTCGACGAAGCCGACCGCATGCTGGACATGGGCTTCATCCCGCAAGTACGTCAAATCATTCGTCAAACGCCGCCGAAAGCCGAGCGCCAGACGCTGCTGTTCTCTGCGACCTTTACCGAGGACGTGATGAACCTGGCCAAGCAATGGACCACAGACCCTGCCATCGTCGAAATCGAGGCGGTCAATGTCGCCAGCGACATGGTTGAGCAGCACGTGTATGCCGTTGCCGGTGCCGACAAGTACAAACTGTTGTTCAATCTGGTGAACGACAATGGTTGGGAGCGGGTCATCGTCTTCGCCAACCGCAAGGACGAAGTACGCCGCATTGAAGAACGCCTGGTGCGTGATGGCATCAACGCCGCCCAACTGTCGGGTGACGTGCCGCAGCACAAACGTATCAAGACCCTCGAAGGCTTTCGCGAAGGCAAGATTCGCGTACTGGTGGCCACCGACGTGGCAGGACGCGGGATTCACATTGACGGCATCAGCCATGTGATCAACTTCACCCTGCCCGAAATGCCCGACGACTACGTACACCGCATTGGTCGTACTGGCCGTGCAGGCGCGAGCGGCGTTTCCATCAGCTTTGCCGGTGAGGACGACTCGTATCAACTGCCGTCGATCGAAGCCTTGCTGGGCCGCAAAATCAGCTGCGAAACACCACCGACCGAACTGCTGCGCCCTGTTGTACGGGCCGTGCGCAAGCCCCACGATCCGGATGCAACGGCTTGA
- the moaE gene encoding molybdopterin synthase catalytic subunit MoaE, with product MAIRVQAAAFDPGAELNALHAANMGVGAVVSFVGYVRDFNDGRDVAGMFLEHYPGMTEKALTNIMNEAGQRWPLLRLEVLHRVGALEPGEPIVFVGVASAHRQASFDACAFVMDYLKTRAPFWKKEQTNDGPRWVEGRASDEAAADRWK from the coding sequence ATGGCGATTCGGGTGCAAGCGGCAGCCTTTGATCCGGGCGCCGAACTCAACGCGTTGCACGCGGCCAACATGGGCGTGGGGGCGGTGGTGAGTTTTGTCGGTTATGTGCGCGACTTCAATGACGGGCGTGACGTGGCGGGGATGTTTCTGGAGCACTATCCGGGCATGACCGAAAAGGCGCTGACCAACATCATGAATGAGGCCGGGCAGCGTTGGCCCTTGCTCAGGCTTGAAGTGCTGCACCGGGTGGGAGCGCTGGAGCCGGGTGAGCCCATTGTGTTTGTAGGTGTGGCGAGTGCCCATCGCCAGGCGTCATTTGATGCCTGTGCATTTGTGATGGACTACCTGAAGACCCGTGCCCCGTTCTGGAAAAAAGAACAGACCAATGACGGCCCGCGCTGGGTTGAAGGGCGGGCCAGCGATGAAGCGGCGGCGGATCGCTGGAAGTAG
- a CDS encoding MoaD/ThiS family protein gives MKLNVVFFARYREDLGLDGESVEGEFTSIDALRAHLTQRGGAWQVLAESNLMCARNEELCKLDEGLADGDEVAFFPPVTGG, from the coding sequence ATGAAGCTCAACGTGGTGTTTTTTGCTCGCTACCGTGAAGACCTGGGGCTGGATGGCGAATCAGTGGAAGGTGAATTCACCTCCATCGACGCGTTGCGCGCGCACCTGACGCAACGCGGGGGTGCCTGGCAGGTCTTGGCGGAGTCCAACCTGATGTGTGCGCGCAACGAGGAGCTGTGCAAGCTGGATGAAGGGTTGGCAGATGGCGATGAAGTGGCGTTCTTTCCGCCTGTGACCGGAGGCTGA
- the moaC gene encoding cyclic pyranopterin monophosphate synthase MoaC, giving the protein MLTHLDSQGRANMVDVTDKAVTSREAVAQAVVRMRPETLEMIVSGGHPKGDVFAVARIAGIQAAKKTSDLIPLCHPLMLTSVKVELSARGSDAVLIVARCKLSGQTGVEMEALTAASVAALTIYDMCKAVDRGMTIENVGVLEKLGGKSGHFQADLS; this is encoded by the coding sequence GTGCTGACACACTTAGATTCCCAAGGCCGCGCCAACATGGTCGATGTCACCGATAAAGCAGTGACTTCCCGTGAGGCCGTGGCACAAGCGGTGGTGCGCATGCGCCCTGAAACCCTGGAAATGATCGTCAGTGGCGGTCACCCCAAGGGTGATGTGTTCGCGGTGGCGCGCATTGCCGGGATACAGGCGGCGAAGAAAACCTCGGATTTGATCCCGCTGTGCCATCCCCTGATGCTCACCAGCGTCAAGGTTGAACTCAGCGCCCGTGGCAGCGATGCCGTGTTGATCGTGGCGCGTTGCAAATTGTCCGGGCAGACCGGTGTCGAAATGGAAGCCCTGACTGCCGCCAGCGTCGCGGCACTGACGATCTATGACATGTGCAAGGCCGTGGATCGCGGCATGACCATCGAAAACGTGGGTGTGCTGGAAAAACTCGGCGGCAAGAGCGGGCACTTTCAGGCTGACCTGTCATGA
- a CDS encoding DMT family transporter, translating to MLLFIAITLSLLAGAAVPLQAGSNARLGLMLGHPFWATVISLLVSGIAIALVMLIVKVPRPNLEALITGPWWIWLGGLAGVFYITVALITVPRLGALNFIMAVVVGQLIISLLIDYFGLLGLPKNTPGLQKLLGVSVVLAGFFIASRG from the coding sequence ATGCTACTTTTTATAGCCATTACCCTGAGCCTGCTGGCCGGTGCTGCGGTGCCCCTGCAGGCAGGCAGCAACGCACGACTGGGCCTGATGCTGGGGCATCCCTTTTGGGCCACCGTGATCTCATTGCTGGTGAGTGGTATCGCGATTGCGCTGGTGATGCTGATCGTCAAAGTGCCACGGCCCAACCTCGAGGCCTTGATCACCGGGCCCTGGTGGATCTGGCTGGGCGGGCTGGCCGGGGTGTTTTACATCACGGTGGCTCTGATCACCGTGCCTCGACTGGGTGCGCTGAATTTCATCATGGCAGTGGTAGTGGGCCAGCTGATCATTTCACTGCTCATCGATTATTTCGGACTGCTGGGCTTGCCTAAAAACACACCTGGCCTGCAAAAACTGCTCGGGGTCAGCGTGGTGCTGGCAGGGTTTTTCATTGCATCACGGGGCTGA
- a CDS encoding LysR family transcriptional regulator has translation MLLRNIDLNLLVVLDALLTEKHVTRTGVRLHLSQPAISHSLSKLRVLLDDPLLIRQGNDVVLSALAQNLQAPLKAILGQIEALLGQSIDFVPADSQRTFRVAMSDYGAAIVLPKLLVQLRAKAPDTSLVVVQDSRLGMLEQIEQGKIDLALGVFAALPADVSSDVLFEETFTCLLDRRSLADNAVLDLESYLARPHLLVSTDGNTQGEVDNVLRAQGLHRRVAVNVPHWGAAPGMIADTDLILTVATRTLDNLSYGDTLIALAPPMTVAPFNYVQVWHQRFNEDPAHRWLRDLIRQVSPPSAP, from the coding sequence GTGTTACTGCGCAATATTGATTTGAATCTGCTGGTGGTGCTCGATGCGCTGCTCACGGAAAAACACGTGACCCGCACCGGTGTCCGTTTGCACCTGAGTCAGCCAGCCATCAGTCATTCGCTGAGCAAACTCAGGGTGTTGCTCGATGACCCGTTGTTGATTCGTCAGGGCAACGACGTGGTGCTGAGCGCGTTGGCGCAAAATCTTCAGGCACCGCTCAAGGCGATCCTTGGGCAGATCGAAGCGCTGCTCGGCCAGTCCATCGATTTTGTGCCGGCCGACTCTCAGCGCACCTTTCGCGTGGCGATGTCCGATTACGGCGCCGCTATTGTGTTGCCCAAATTGCTGGTGCAATTGCGGGCCAAGGCCCCTGATACCTCGCTTGTGGTGGTCCAGGACAGCCGCTTGGGCATGCTGGAGCAGATCGAACAAGGCAAGATCGACCTGGCCCTGGGGGTTTTTGCGGCGTTGCCGGCGGATGTTTCCAGCGATGTGCTGTTTGAAGAAACCTTCACGTGCCTGCTCGATCGTCGCTCGCTTGCGGACAATGCCGTGCTCGATCTGGAGAGTTATCTGGCTCGCCCGCACCTGTTGGTGTCGACGGATGGCAACACCCAGGGCGAGGTCGACAACGTATTACGCGCCCAGGGCCTGCATCGACGGGTTGCGGTCAACGTCCCTCATTGGGGCGCGGCGCCAGGGATGATTGCCGACACTGACCTGATTCTCACGGTGGCCACCCGTACGCTGGACAACCTGTCATATGGCGACACCCTGATAGCGCTGGCGCCGCCCATGACAGTGGCGCCGTTCAACTATGTGCAGGTCTGGCATCAACGTTTCAATGAAGACCCGGCCCATCGCTGGCTGCGAGATCTGATCAGGCAGGTGAGCCCGCCCTCAGCCCCGTGA
- a CDS encoding PhoH family protein produces MDDHGRTPSSNQPILYVLDTNVLIHDPNALLNFEEHHVAIPMTVLEELDKLKTGKLLVAAECRQAIRLIDQLLGVASPEDVEKGVPIQRGKGAPKGFLSIMMSKRREPNALLPENLNDNIIINQLIDLHAREPKLRVVLVTKDINMRLKARACGIESEDYSTDQLVDDVSMLSRGYHTMTGSFWDRVNKVETRQGHGRTWHQVQMNENLPAVHINEFIIDEQGFVGWIKEVRKDQLLILDMHQEPLLHQEAWGLKPRDIYQGLALFALLDPDIHLVNLSGAAGSGKTILALAAAIEQTMVSKRYRRIICTRSVQGLDQEIGFLPGTEAEKMEPWLGAITDNLEALHMDDENTHGSVDYILSKVPLQFKSLNYIRGRSFQQSLILIDECQNLTPHQMKTIITRAGAGSKVVCLGNLAQIDTPYLSATSSGLTYLTERFKDFPNGVHIALQGVPRSILAEYAESHL; encoded by the coding sequence ATGGATGATCACGGACGCACTCCTTCTTCCAACCAGCCAATCCTTTATGTACTCGATACCAATGTTCTGATTCACGATCCAAACGCACTGCTTAACTTCGAGGAACACCACGTCGCGATCCCGATGACGGTGCTCGAAGAACTCGACAAGCTCAAGACCGGCAAGTTACTGGTGGCAGCCGAGTGCCGTCAGGCCATCCGTTTGATTGACCAGTTGCTGGGGGTTGCCAGCCCTGAAGATGTCGAAAAGGGGGTGCCGATCCAGCGAGGCAAAGGCGCACCCAAGGGCTTTCTGTCGATCATGATGAGCAAGCGCCGGGAACCCAACGCGCTGTTGCCCGAAAACCTCAACGACAACATCATCATCAACCAGTTGATTGACCTGCACGCCCGTGAGCCGAAGTTGCGCGTGGTGCTGGTCACCAAAGACATCAACATGCGCCTCAAGGCCCGGGCTTGCGGGATCGAGTCCGAGGATTACAGCACCGACCAACTGGTTGACGACGTGTCGATGTTGTCGCGCGGTTATCACACCATGACCGGCTCTTTCTGGGACCGGGTCAACAAAGTCGAAACCCGTCAGGGGCATGGCCGTACCTGGCATCAGGTACAGATGAACGAAAACCTGCCGGCGGTGCATATCAATGAATTCATCATCGATGAGCAGGGCTTTGTCGGCTGGATCAAGGAGGTGCGCAAGGACCAGTTGCTGATTCTGGACATGCATCAGGAGCCGTTGCTGCATCAGGAAGCCTGGGGTTTGAAACCGCGGGATATTTACCAGGGGCTGGCGCTGTTTGCCTTGCTTGACCCGGATATCCATCTGGTCAACCTGTCGGGTGCGGCGGGTTCGGGCAAGACCATCCTGGCGCTGGCGGCGGCGATTGAACAAACCATGGTCAGCAAGCGCTACCGGCGGATTATCTGTACCCGCAGCGTGCAGGGCCTGGATCAGGAAATCGGTTTTTTGCCAGGCACCGAAGCCGAGAAAATGGAACCTTGGCTGGGGGCCATTACCGACAACCTCGAAGCTCTGCACATGGATGACGAAAACACCCACGGCAGCGTCGACTACATCCTGAGTAAAGTGCCGTTGCAGTTCAAATCCCTGAACTACATTCGCGGTCGCAGCTTCCAGCAAAGCCTGATTTTGATCGATGAGTGCCAAAACCTGACACCGCACCAGATGAAAACCATCATCACCCGTGCGGGCGCCGGTTCCAAAGTGGTGTGCCTGGGCAACCTGGCACAGATCGATACACCGTACCTGTCAGCCACCAGTTCGGGGCTGACCTACCTGACGGAGCGTTTCAAAGACTTCCCCAACGGCGTGCACATCGCGCTGCAAGGGGTGCCACGTTCGATTCTGGCCGAATACGCCGAATCTCATTTGTAA
- a CDS encoding polysaccharide deacetylase family protein: MRIALFFSAWLVCLGAVAAPNEPATLDRSAWPEQLTSPALFDVASRAEILAFAHALLASEALDENALKQRLGLKNINQDAINHVRKRMWQRLLANYNVAQQSCDQDASFCYYVDGMDSLREQAGKFAVADDSFYAAWAEPSREFHRRYLDEQLRKAALFPQISSEIELFGEQETNGVGMHDRLFVLTFDSGPSQLPGTTDWLTDYLRKQSLSARFFVLGNSLQVRLDKGGERALQALYKGQCVGVQGWEYRSHSHWQEWQDSILRSVALVKQVVPHNYLAQFRPPYGQRRADSGAFFQGQGLQVSLWDIDAQDMAANLSGEESAQRVLSLMLLWRHGVIKFHDTQDKIRTALPWLLKATAQSGLGWEDCEVL; the protein is encoded by the coding sequence GTGCGCATTGCTCTTTTTTTCTCGGCCTGGCTGGTGTGCCTGGGGGCCGTTGCAGCACCCAATGAACCGGCGACGCTGGATCGCAGCGCCTGGCCCGAGCAGTTGACCAGCCCGGCCTTGTTCGATGTGGCCTCAAGGGCCGAAATTCTTGCCTTCGCCCATGCCTTGCTGGCCAGCGAGGCGCTGGATGAAAACGCACTCAAACAGCGCCTGGGTCTGAAAAACATCAACCAGGATGCCATCAATCATGTGCGCAAGCGGATGTGGCAGCGGCTGTTGGCCAACTACAACGTTGCCCAGCAAAGCTGTGATCAGGATGCCTCGTTTTGCTATTACGTTGACGGCATGGACAGCTTGCGTGAGCAGGCGGGCAAGTTTGCAGTGGCCGATGACTCGTTTTATGCGGCCTGGGCTGAGCCAAGCCGTGAGTTTCACCGGCGTTATCTGGATGAGCAACTGCGCAAGGCCGCGCTGTTCCCGCAAATCAGCAGTGAAATCGAGCTGTTCGGCGAGCAGGAAACTAACGGCGTCGGGATGCATGATCGGCTGTTTGTACTGACCTTCGACAGTGGTCCCTCCCAATTGCCGGGTACCACCGACTGGTTGACCGATTACTTGCGCAAGCAGTCCCTGAGTGCGAGGTTTTTTGTGTTGGGCAACAGCCTGCAAGTACGCCTGGACAAAGGCGGTGAGCGGGCGCTGCAAGCACTGTACAAGGGGCAGTGCGTGGGTGTGCAGGGCTGGGAGTATCGCTCCCACAGTCATTGGCAAGAGTGGCAGGACTCGATTTTACGCAGCGTTGCCCTGGTCAAGCAGGTTGTGCCGCACAACTATCTGGCACAGTTTCGCCCGCCCTACGGGCAGCGGCGGGCAGATAGCGGGGCGTTTTTCCAGGGGCAGGGCTTGCAGGTGTCGCTGTGGGATATTGATGCCCAGGACATGGCGGCCAACCTGAGTGGCGAGGAGTCGGCACAGCGGGTGTTGAGCCTGATGCTGCTGTGGCGTCATGGCGTGATCAAGTTTCACGACACCCAGGACAAAATTCGTACCGCGTTGCCCTGGTTACTCAAGGCGACGGCACAGAGCGGGCTGGGTTGGGAGGACTGCGAAGTGCTGTAA
- the yaaA gene encoding peroxide stress protein YaaA, giving the protein MLMVISPAKTLDYETPPATARFTQPQYLDHSQELIEQLRELSPQQIGELMHLSDKLSGLNAARFGSWTPAFTPENAKQALLAFKGDVYTGLNAVDFSEADFDYAQTHLRMLSGLYGLLRPLDLMMPYRLEMGTKLANARGKDLYAFWGTQISEWLNEALAEQGDDVVLNLASNEYFSAVKKSALNARIINTEFKDLKNGQHKIISFYAKKARGMMSRFVIKERINNPDHLKQFDEQGYRFSAEQSKPDLLVFLRDHAPQ; this is encoded by the coding sequence ATGCTGATGGTGATTTCACCCGCTAAAACCCTCGATTACGAAACGCCGCCCGCCACAGCACGTTTCACCCAGCCGCAGTATCTGGACCACTCCCAGGAACTGATCGAACAATTGCGCGAACTGAGCCCGCAACAGATTGGCGAGCTGATGCACTTGTCCGACAAGCTTTCGGGCCTCAATGCGGCGCGCTTCGGCAGCTGGACTCCCGCCTTCACCCCCGAAAATGCCAAGCAGGCACTGCTGGCCTTCAAGGGCGATGTGTACACCGGCCTTAATGCCGTCGACTTCAGCGAAGCGGATTTTGACTACGCGCAAACCCATCTGCGCATGCTCTCCGGGCTGTATGGCCTGCTGCGCCCGCTGGACCTGATGATGCCGTATCGCCTGGAGATGGGCACCAAGCTGGCCAATGCCCGGGGCAAGGATTTGTACGCGTTCTGGGGCACGCAAATCAGCGAATGGCTCAACGAGGCCCTGGCCGAACAGGGCGATGACGTCGTGCTCAACCTGGCGTCCAACGAGTATTTCTCGGCGGTCAAAAAGTCGGCTTTGAACGCACGCATCATCAATACCGAGTTCAAGGATCTGAAAAACGGCCAGCACAAGATCATCAGCTTTTATGCGAAAAAAGCCCGCGGCATGATGAGCCGGTTTGTGATCAAGGAGCGCATCAACAACCCGGATCACCTCAAGCAGTTCGATGAGCAGGGTTATCGCTTTAGCGCTGAACAGTCCAAGCCTGATCTGTTGGTGTTTTTACGCGACCACGCTCCACAATGA
- a CDS encoding RHS repeat-associated core domain-containing protein: MCYSGKERDATGLYYYGLRYYMPWLQRWVNPDPKGYLDGPNVYAFVGGNPITFMDGDGAVRIDVSNLTKEQKKGIDLEGPQVKPAWKVHDAGRGEVKPSSKTRELSSEMYNSFKQGHVTNLVTKTLLIEGSPNQFVDLWRSRRDPADFLQQRQFKQGTSAYIQCRTGNCGEHSEIAFSLLASTKTEQPVFRVNAQGVDHAFVVIGDRRQMSDEKLVIVDPWPNFPMVHTADVGEFSIGNTAETAGRDADPAFRLDDATLKGNSEMSFPVLAITGGVSDKRRKLIKEYDDNAKARSRTGKSPLFEQLFSIEDKHRGMSFMKSGKEKVFNNLPASYVNDRMKHYSSYMNVHYGLQ; encoded by the coding sequence TTGTGTTACTCGGGCAAGGAGCGGGATGCAACGGGGCTTTATTATTACGGGCTTCGCTATTACATGCCCTGGCTACAGCGATGGGTCAACCCTGATCCCAAGGGTTATCTGGATGGGCCTAATGTCTATGCGTTTGTTGGAGGCAACCCGATAACCTTTATGGACGGCGATGGTGCGGTACGCATTGACGTCAGTAACTTGACCAAAGAGCAAAAGAAAGGGATCGACCTTGAGGGGCCGCAGGTCAAGCCTGCCTGGAAGGTACATGATGCCGGTCGGGGCGAAGTAAAACCCAGCAGCAAGACACGAGAGTTGAGTTCTGAAATGTACAACTCTTTCAAACAGGGGCATGTGACTAACCTGGTCACTAAAACCCTGTTGATTGAAGGTTCGCCCAATCAATTTGTTGATTTGTGGCGATCACGCAGGGATCCGGCAGACTTTCTCCAGCAGCGTCAGTTTAAACAGGGTACGAGCGCTTATATTCAATGCCGGACCGGTAATTGCGGTGAACATTCGGAAATTGCCTTTAGCCTGCTGGCCAGCACCAAAACCGAGCAACCGGTATTTCGCGTTAATGCTCAGGGCGTTGATCATGCTTTTGTGGTGATCGGCGACCGTCGCCAGATGAGCGATGAAAAACTGGTGATTGTTGATCCGTGGCCAAACTTTCCCATGGTGCATACCGCCGATGTCGGGGAATTCAGCATAGGCAATACGGCAGAAACAGCAGGCAGGGACGCGGATCCTGCGTTTCGATTGGATGATGCAACATTGAAGGGCAACAGCGAAATGTCGTTCCCGGTGTTAGCGATCACGGGAGGTGTCAGCGATAAGCGTAGAAAACTAATCAAGGAATATGATGACAACGCCAAAGCCCGGAGCCGAACAGGCAAGTCGCCGCTCTTTGAACAGTTGTTTTCAATTGAAGATAAACACCGGGGCATGTCGTTCATGAAGTCGGGCAAGGAAAAAGTATTCAATAACTTGCCTGCCAGTTATGTGAATGACCGCATGAAACATTACTCAAGTTACATGAATGTTCACTACGGTTTGCAGTGA
- a CDS encoding multidrug transporter: MLIGVLLIITWLVLLLRYPAKALPVSLAAVFGLAVVAASVAWLDSRENAQLARLELRIVYDPAQCPADRPLQLTLKNSNDVPLVELGWRIAAYAPGDTVNLADNLYTAPRYRGPGELQAGASWQDCLPMPPLRAGYRPQTLEFRAERLQGSFSN, encoded by the coding sequence ATGCTTATCGGCGTGTTACTGATCATCACCTGGCTTGTCCTGCTGCTGCGCTATCCGGCCAAGGCATTGCCGGTTTCGTTGGCGGCAGTGTTCGGGCTTGCGGTAGTCGCAGCCTCGGTAGCGTGGCTGGACAGCCGCGAAAATGCGCAACTGGCACGCCTGGAGCTGCGTATCGTCTATGACCCCGCGCAATGCCCGGCAGACCGGCCATTGCAGCTGACCCTGAAAAACAGCAATGACGTACCACTGGTCGAACTCGGCTGGCGCATTGCTGCCTATGCTCCTGGCGATACCGTCAACCTTGCCGACAACCTCTATACCGCCCCTCGCTACCGCGGCCCCGGTGAACTGCAGGCGGGTGCAAGCTGGCAGGACTGCTTGCCGATGCCGCCCCTGCGTGCCGGTTATCGTCCACAAACCCTCGAATTCCGGGCCGAACGCCTGCAGGGCAGTTTTTCCAACTAA
- a CDS encoding SDR family oxidoreductase, with product MLRVLITGCSSGIGRALADAFKAAGHEVWASARKPEDVARLAAAGFNAVLLDVNDPQALAQLAERLSRDGGGLDVLINNAGFGAMGPLLDGGVEGLQQQFETNVFSVVGVTRALFAALRRSKGLVVNIGSVSGVLVTPFAGAYCASKAAVHALSDALRMELAPFAIRVLEVQPGAIDTHFAKNASAQAEQLIDQQSAWWPVREGIRARAKASQDNPTPVTDFAQAVLKAVQKPSPPMVLRYGNGSRAMPLLAALVPRRLLHKILMKRFGLNASL from the coding sequence ATGCTGCGTGTTTTGATCACCGGTTGCTCCAGTGGTATTGGTCGCGCCCTGGCCGACGCCTTCAAGGCGGCGGGTCATGAGGTGTGGGCCAGCGCCCGCAAGCCTGAAGACGTGGCCCGACTGGCAGCCGCGGGATTTAACGCGGTCCTGCTGGACGTGAACGACCCTCAGGCGCTGGCACAGCTAGCCGAACGCCTGTCACGAGACGGTGGCGGGCTGGACGTACTGATCAATAACGCAGGTTTCGGCGCCATGGGTCCGTTGCTCGATGGCGGAGTCGAGGGCTTGCAACAGCAGTTTGAAACCAATGTGTTTTCAGTGGTCGGTGTCACCCGTGCCCTGTTTGCGGCGCTACGCCGCAGCAAGGGCCTGGTGGTCAATATCGGCAGTGTTTCCGGTGTACTGGTGACCCCGTTTGCGGGGGCCTATTGCGCCTCAAAAGCCGCCGTTCATGCATTGAGCGATGCCCTGCGCATGGAGCTGGCACCTTTTGCCATTCGCGTACTGGAAGTGCAGCCTGGCGCTATCGACACCCACTTTGCCAAAAATGCCAGTGCCCAGGCCGAACAGTTAATCGACCAGCAGTCCGCCTGGTGGCCCGTGCGTGAGGGTATTCGCGCCCGGGCAAAAGCCTCGCAAGACAACCCCACCCCGGTAACAGACTTCGCTCAAGCGGTGCTCAAGGCCGTACAAAAACCTTCCCCGCCGATGGTGCTGCGTTACGGCAATGGCAGCCGTGCCATGCCGTTGCTGGCAGCACTGGTGCCCCGCAGGCTGCTGCACAAAATCCTGATGAAACGCTTTGGGCTGAACGCATCGTTGTGA